From Rhodococcus sp. B7740:
GAGCGAGATGACGGACTCGTACCGGCCTGGATACCTCGACTCGATGGCTCCGCGAATGATCCTCGGACGCAAGGGTGATCCGGAAGAGCTGGCCGCAACCGCGATCTGGCTCGCCTCGGACGCCGGGGGATACGTGACGGGTCAGACCATTGCGGTCGACGGTGGGATCACGATCACCTGACCGCCGCTACGACGTTGCCGTCACCGCGATCCCTTCGCGGATCAGTCTGCGCGCAACCACGCATGCGTCCTCGGTGTCGAGGCCCGGCATCGAATCGAGGCGGCACGGAGCGCCCTTCATCAGGCTCTCGATCGCGTCGGCGCACTGAGACGGCAGCGTGACCGTTTTGTTCCTGAGCACCATCGATACGCCGTCGTTCGTGTGCGAGATCCGCGCGAAGATGCCGGGCCGCAATCGAATCGAGTTGTCGCCCCGCAGCGCACCCATCGCTGCGACGCTCGCCAGTGGACGGACCGGTTCCGGTCTGACGAGGTCGTCGTGACGATCTGCGACGCGTTCGGCGAGACGAAGTACCGCGTCGGGGTCTCGGTCGATCTCGTCGAGCGCGGCGCGCATGGCGTCCACAACTCGGTGTACATGCGGGACGATGGACTCCGGGTCGGAGTGGTCGAGGCCGGCAGGGAGGGGAGCGCGCAGACTCTCGACGTCGCCGAGCGCCTTCAGCACGTGGTGGGCGAGGTCGTAGTCGTTGTACGACGCGACGCCGATGGTCAAGTGCACGGTGGTGTCGCCGAGCGCTTGCGCAGAATGGATCCACCCGCGCGGCAGATAGAGCACGTCGCCGGGCTCGAGGACGACGTCCAGTTCGGGAGTGTTCGATGCATGGTCTTCGACGGCCGACCGTCGATCCGACCACGGTTGATTGTTGAGCGGATTCACGTGCACCGGCGAGTGAATGCTCCACCGCTTGGTCCCCGCGATCTGGACGACGAACACATCGTGCACGTCGTAGTGCGGTGAGAAGCCCTGGGACGCAGCCGGTGTGACGTACGAGTTCACCTGCACCGGATGACCCAGCTCGCGAACGAGATCGCCGACGAAATGAATCAGCGGTGGCCACAGCCGGTGGAGGCCCTGCAGAACCAGTGTGTTCCCGGCAGCGAACGCAGCCAGCACCGCACCCGAATCCACCTGATCCGTCACCTCTGCTCCGAACCCGCCGGAGGCCGTGAACTGCGCTTTGTCCAGCAGACGGCCGTCCTTGGCCATCCGCACGAACGGGGTACGCACACCGCGTTCGGCTATCAGCTCGTCCACTGCATCGAGTGTCATCAGATCGTCGAACGACCCCGGCAGTTCGGCGGATCGGGTGAGTTTGGGTGCGACTCCCCAGAACCGGTCTGCGAACTCCCCGAAGTCGGTACCGGTGAGACGACCGAGCGCGGACCGGTTTCCCGATCCGCGCTCGCCGCTCGGCTCAGTGCTCAAGCGGTGCCGTCCGCACCGCCGTCGTGCCCATTGGGGTTGGATCCGCCGTCGGCCGGGCCCTCGCCCGCACCGGCGGGGCCGTCTGCTCCGCCGTCGTGTCCGTCAGGATTGGATCCACCGTCGGCCGGCCCTTCACCGGCTCCGGCGGGGCCGTCTGCTCCGCCGTCGTGCCCATTGGGGTTGGATCCGCCGTCGGCGGGTCCTTCGCCTGCGGCTCCGCCCGTGGTGGTGATGTCGTCGTCGTTGATGCTCATCGAAGTCCTTCCGGTCGTAACGGTTCGTGTACCCGCGCAGCGCGAGAACACCGGGGGTATTGACGCAAACTCTGCTTCTCAAACAGCGGTCGCGCCGTGAATCTCAGGCAGAGTCGTCGGCGATCTCGGGCGCGTTCTCCCGCGTCGCCATCCCGCCTCCGCCGCCGCCGTCCACGGGCCCTGGTCGGCCGCCCTTCGGCGTGTCCGAGGTCTTCTCGGACTCGGCCGGGTTCTCGTTGTCGGTGTTCTCGTCGCGTCCCATGGTTCGACAGTAGACCGCCGCGAAGGCCGTGGGACCATGGAACGATGGATCGATCCCGAGCGCAGCACGTGGTGCTGCTCGACGACGAAGGCCGTGCCGTCGGCACACACGACAAGACCACCGTTCACACGCTGGACACGCCACTTCACCTGGCATTTTCCAGCTACGTGGTCAGAGCGGACGGCGCTGTTCTTCTCACGCGTAGGGCGTCGAGCAAGACGACGTGGCCCGGGGTGCTGACCAACACGTGTTGTGGCCACCCGGCTCCGGGAGAGAAGCTCGACGATGCCGTACTGCGCCGGATCGGTGAAGAACTCGGCCTTCGTGCGGAATCTGCCGAGTTGGTACTGCCGCACTTCCGGTACCGGGCCGTCATGGACAACGGAATAGTCGAGAACGAGATATGTCCGGTGTACCGAGTGCAAGTCGACGAGCACGCGACACTCGATCCGGATCCGGCCGAGGTGGACGAGACTCGGTGGGTGTCGTGGCGTGAGTTCTCCGCAGGGGTGCTCGGCGGCACGATCGATGTATCACCTTGGTGCCGAACGCAGGTGGAGCAGTTGACTGCTCTGGCCGACGAGCCACTCGGCTGGCCTGCGTCGCCGGACGACCTGCTACCACCCGCCGCCCGGCCCGCCGATACCCGCTGATCTCGTCGGGCCTCTAGGGTTCGTACTGTGACTGACGACGATTCGGGTAGGCCGAACGAGGACCTGCTCGATCGAGCGTCCATCGCGCGCGAACTCGGCCGTTTCTCCCATCGCACCGCCGAATCCGGCGGACTGCGCGCCGCTGCCGTCGCCGTTGCGGTCGGTGGACCGCCGGGGGACAGGCGCATGCTCTTGACGAGGCGGCCGGATCGGTTGCGCGCGCATCCGGGCCAGTACGCGTTGCCCGGCGGCGGGGTGGACCCGGGCGAATCCACGATGCAGGCCTGTTTGCGGGAACTGGCCGAGGAGTTGGGGATTCGAGCCGAGGAGAGCGATGTTCTCGGAAGGTTGGACGACTACGTCACTCGATCCGGGTATGTCATCACTCCGTTCGTGGTGTGGGTCGGCGATTACTCGTCCACGTTGTTGCCCAGTGAGGACGAAGTGGCCGAAGTGTTCGAGGTGACGGTCGACGAACTCGACGTCGACGCCCAGTTCGTGTCGATTCCGGAATCGACACGTCCGGTCATTCGCTGGCCGTACCGAACCGGGGCCATCCACGCTCCGACCGGTGCGATCGTCCACCAGTTTCGTGAGGTGGCGCTGCACGGTCGACACACCCGAGTCGCGGACTTCGAGCAGCCGGTGTTCGCGTGGCGCTAACGTGGCCGCAGGCCCGGTGCGCACACCGCGGCGAGCAGGACGACAAGGAGGTGATCGCCGATGACGAACGACCGTGAGCTCGAGGTATCGGATCGCATCGCGACCATTCCCAACCTGCTCAGCGCAATCCGTCTGTTGGGCGTTCCGCTGTTCCTCTACCTGATGCTGGGCCCCGAGGCCGATGGGTGGGCGTTGGTGATACTGCTCGTCAGCGGTGGAACCGATTGGCTCGACGGCAAATTGGCTCGCATGCTCGGCCAGGCATCGAAGCTCGGTGCCATTCTCGATCCGCTGGTCGACCGGCTCTACGTCGTCAGCACTCTGATGGCGTTCGTTCTGCGCGGCATCATTCCCTGGTGGGTTGCGGCCATACTCATCGGGCGCGACGCCGTACTCGGATTGACGATGTTCGTCTACCGCCGCAGGTCTCTTCCGCCTCCGGACGTCATCTATCTCGGTAAGGCCGCCACGTTCGTGGTGATGATCGCGCTGCCGGTCCTGCTGGTATCGGCCGGCAGCAATTCGGTGGCGGACGCCGCGGGACCGCTCGGATACGCGCTGCTGATCTGGGGCACGGCGCTGTACACCTGGACCGGTCTGCTGTATCTCGGCAAAGCGATCGCCGTCGCAAGGGCAATCGATCCGACTGTTGCCGGCACCTGACGGTGGAGCCCGCGGAACGACCAGGGCGGTCGAGTTCACAGGTCAGGAGGAATCCGGTCCCGTCGTTGTTGACGTCGTTGCTGACCGACCATCTGGACCCGGGATACGACGCCGCGGCCGCCGAACGTACTGCGCAGCACACCCGCAAGCCGCGGGTTCCTGCGGCGTTCTGGTTGTTGGGGGGTGCGGTCGTCGTCGGGGTGATCTTCGGCATCGCGTTCTCGCAACTGGCGTCCGGTGCAGCCGATGTCGACCGTGTGGGTGCCGATGCGTCGGCTGCTGTTCGAGCCGCGCAGGATCGCAGCGCCGATTTGGAAGTGACGCAGCAGGCCCTGGCCGAAGAAGTGTCCTCGGAGCGTGAAAGAGCCCTTCGGTCCGATGTCTCGGGCAGTGCGCTGCTGGAACGGTTGAGTGCTGTCGAGTCCGCTGCTGGCATCGATCGGGTGTCCGGACCTGGGCTCTCGGTCGTCGTCACCGAACCGGTTGTCGAGGACGACACGTCGGATCGGTCGGTTCGCCGGGGTTCGGGCGCAGCCGTGCTCGATCGGGACATCGCTGCGATCGTCAATTCGTTGTGGGCGAGCGGGGCGGAGGCGGTATCGGTGGACGGTGTTCGAGTCGGACCGAACGTCACCATCCGGCAGGCGGGTGGGGCGATGCTGCTGGACAATCGCCCGATCGACTCACCGTACGAGATCGACGCGATCGGGCCGCCGCAGCGTATTCAGGTCCAGTTCGTCGTCAGCGACGCCTATCTGCGGATGAGTACGGTGGCGCAGTTGTACGGCGTCGGATTCACGGTGCGCCCGGCAACCGATCTCGAACTCGGTCCCGCTGCTGTGAGAGAGTCGTTCGAGGCAGAGGAGGCAGGCCCACGATGACGGAGCACGATCCACCGAATGCCGTACCGGCCGAGTCCGAGGTGCAGGTGCCGTCGGATGCGCCGATCACTCCGACCCACGGTATCTATGCCCTGGCAGCGATCGCCGCACTGGTGGTCGGCGTCGTCATCGGGACGGTCGCGGGTCCTCAGGTTCCCGCTGTGGTTGCGCCGTATCTGCCGATCGCCGTCGTCGCGGCCATCGACGCAGTGTTCGGTGGTGTACGGGCTTTCCTCGACGGAATCTTCGACGCCAAGGTGTTCGTGATTTCGTTCGTGTTCAACGTCCTGGTCGCGGCCTTGATCGTGTGGCTCGGTGACCAGCTCGGAGTGGGAACTCAGCTGTCCACGGCAATCGTCGTCGTCCTCGGAATTCGTATCTTCGGCAATGCTGCCGCCCTACGCCGACGTCTGTTCGGTGCCTAGACCATGACGGCAGGCGGCGGTCGACACGGATGGCGTGCGCGGCGTCCCGAGGCAGAAGGGCGAAGGCGCGGAGCGGTATTCGGTTTACTGGCGCTCGCGCTGCTGTGCGTCCTGGGAATCGGCCTGGCAACGCAGGTACGAGAGACGAGCACGACCGATGGCCTGGAGAACTCCAGGCCCGAGGACCTTCTGGTCGTCCTGGACACCCTGACCCGACGCGAGGCGTCCATCCGGGACGAGATCGGCACCCTGCAGGCCACCCTGGCGACACTGCGTCAGTCCGGTTCGGGATCGGAGGCAGCAGTGGCGGAAGCGCAGGAGCGACTGTCCGCGTTGTCGATTCAAGTCGGCACCGTCGCGGCCCAGGGGCCGGGGGTGACACTGGTGATCGAGGACCCCAATTCGGGCGTCGGATCGGACGTGCTGCTCGACGCGATGCAGGAGTTGCGCGCGGCCGGTGCCGAAGCACTCCAGCTCGAGGGCGGCGGCAATGCCGTGCGCATCGGTGTCGACTCGTGGATCGCCGGTTCTGCGGGTCGGGTGGTGGTCGACGGGCGAGAACTGCGTGCCCCGTACACCGTCACTGCCATCGGAGACCCGCCGACTCTCGCATCGGCACTGAACATTCCCGGCGGGGTCGTGGACACGGTGACTCGCAACGGTGCAACGTCGAACATCGCGCAGTCGGACCAGGTCACGGTGTCCGCCTTGCGGGACCCGCGCCCGCGTCAATACGCTCAGCCCGGAAACTGACCGCCTGATTGCCCCGGGCCACGATCGAAGGGAATGCCGCGTTGAGCGACATCGACACACCAGCTGATCTGTACTACACCCCCGAGCACGAGTGGGTGCAGCGCACGGGGCCTGCAACGGTGCGGATCGGTATCACCGATTTCGCGCAGTCGCAGTTGGGCGACGTGGTGTTCGTTCAGCT
This genomic window contains:
- the idi gene encoding isopentenyl-diphosphate Delta-isomerase gives rise to the protein MDRSRAQHVVLLDDEGRAVGTHDKTTVHTLDTPLHLAFSSYVVRADGAVLLTRRASSKTTWPGVLTNTCCGHPAPGEKLDDAVLRRIGEELGLRAESAELVLPHFRYRAVMDNGIVENEICPVYRVQVDEHATLDPDPAEVDETRWVSWREFSAGVLGGTIDVSPWCRTQVEQLTALADEPLGWPASPDDLLPPAARPADTR
- a CDS encoding NUDIX hydrolase; this encodes MTDDDSGRPNEDLLDRASIARELGRFSHRTAESGGLRAAAVAVAVGGPPGDRRMLLTRRPDRLRAHPGQYALPGGGVDPGESTMQACLRELAEELGIRAEESDVLGRLDDYVTRSGYVITPFVVWVGDYSSTLLPSEDEVAEVFEVTVDELDVDAQFVSIPESTRPVIRWPYRTGAIHAPTGAIVHQFREVALHGRHTRVADFEQPVFAWR
- a CDS encoding DUF881 domain-containing protein codes for the protein MLTSLLTDHLDPGYDAAAAERTAQHTRKPRVPAAFWLLGGAVVVGVIFGIAFSQLASGAADVDRVGADASAAVRAAQDRSADLEVTQQALAEEVSSERERALRSDVSGSALLERLSAVESAAGIDRVSGPGLSVVVTEPVVEDDTSDRSVRRGSGAAVLDRDIAAIVNSLWASGAEAVSVDGVRVGPNVTIRQAGGAMLLDNRPIDSPYEIDAIGPPQRIQVQFVVSDAYLRMSTVAQLYGVGFTVRPATDLELGPAAVRESFEAEEAGPR
- a CDS encoding CDP-alcohol phosphatidyltransferase family protein translates to MTNDRELEVSDRIATIPNLLSAIRLLGVPLFLYLMLGPEADGWALVILLVSGGTDWLDGKLARMLGQASKLGAILDPLVDRLYVVSTLMAFVLRGIIPWWVAAILIGRDAVLGLTMFVYRRRSLPPPDVIYLGKAATFVVMIALPVLLVSAGSNSVADAAGPLGYALLIWGTALYTWTGLLYLGKAIAVARAIDPTVAGT
- a CDS encoding small basic family protein codes for the protein MTEHDPPNAVPAESEVQVPSDAPITPTHGIYALAAIAALVVGVVIGTVAGPQVPAVVAPYLPIAVVAAIDAVFGGVRAFLDGIFDAKVFVISFVFNVLVAALIVWLGDQLGVGTQLSTAIVVVLGIRIFGNAAALRRRLFGA
- a CDS encoding DUF881 domain-containing protein — protein: MTAGGGRHGWRARRPEAEGRRRGAVFGLLALALLCVLGIGLATQVRETSTTDGLENSRPEDLLVVLDTLTRREASIRDEIGTLQATLATLRQSGSGSEAAVAEAQERLSALSIQVGTVAAQGPGVTLVIEDPNSGVGSDVLLDAMQELRAAGAEALQLEGGGNAVRIGVDSWIAGSAGRVVVDGRELRAPYTVTAIGDPPTLASALNIPGGVVDTVTRNGATSNIAQSDQVTVSALRDPRPRQYAQPGN
- a CDS encoding cupin domain-containing protein, with the translated sequence MSTEPSGERGSGNRSALGRLTGTDFGEFADRFWGVAPKLTRSAELPGSFDDLMTLDAVDELIAERGVRTPFVRMAKDGRLLDKAQFTASGGFGAEVTDQVDSGAVLAAFAAGNTLVLQGLHRLWPPLIHFVGDLVRELGHPVQVNSYVTPAASQGFSPHYDVHDVFVVQIAGTKRWSIHSPVHVNPLNNQPWSDRRSAVEDHASNTPELDVVLEPGDVLYLPRGWIHSAQALGDTTVHLTIGVASYNDYDLAHHVLKALGDVESLRAPLPAGLDHSDPESIVPHVHRVVDAMRAALDEIDRDPDAVLRLAERVADRHDDLVRPEPVRPLASVAAMGALRGDNSIRLRPGIFARISHTNDGVSMVLRNKTVTLPSQCADAIESLMKGAPCRLDSMPGLDTEDACVVARRLIREGIAVTATS